Genomic segment of Caproiciproducens sp. NJN-50:
TGGAGAAATTGAATGCCGCTTTGGATGTCGCGCTGCCGGGCCTTTCGGACGGATTCAAACGGGTTTCCGATTCTCTGAAGGATGCCGATTCCAATTTTCAGGACTTTGCCGGCGGACTTTCCGCAAATCTCGGACCTGAGCAGTCTCAGATGGTGCAGGGCTTCGCAGATAAAATACAATCAGCAGTCGATACGGCGACCGGGGCCGCCGGCCTCTTCGGCTCCGCGATGGACCAGATCGGCGGTGCGCGCGATACTCTGTCTAAAGTGAGTCAGGGCATCGGTGAATTCAAATCGGCGGGAAGCGGGCTGGAGGGGGTATCCGCGGCATTGCAGGGCATGTTTTCCCTCGGGCCCCAACAGTTGATTTTCACGGCAATCGCTGCGTTAATCACGCTGGCGGCCGTCATTATTAAAAACTGGGGGCCGATCAGCGCCTTTTTCCAGAGCCTGTGGAATACGCTTCAGGCGGGGGCCAGGGCGCTCGGAACCTGGTTTACAACCGTCTTTCAGAACTATTTTCTGGATGCCTGGAATAAAATCAGGACATCCATCAGCGGGATTCCGGCTTTCCTGGCAAACCTGTGGAACAGACTGATTGTGGGAATCACCAGTCTGTGGACCACGATTTCCGGCATTGTCAAAAAAGCGGTACAGCCGCTGATTCAGGCGATTCTAACGCCATTTAACGGGCTGCAGGCGAATTTTACCGCTCTTTGGAACGGGGTGCGGAAAATTTTCACAGACGCATTCACCGTCCTGAAGAACGTTCTGACGGTTCCGATCCTGGCGATCTGTAATCTGATCAGCGGCAATTTCGGAAAAATCGGTCCGGATCTTCAGAAGATCTGGACCGGCGTCCAGAACGGCATCCGGCAGGTCTGGAGCGGAATTCAGCAGTACTTCACGGGCCTGTTTAAGACGATCGGAAGCATTTTTACAGCCGCATGGAACGGATTGTTTACGACGGTAACCACTGTATTGAATAAAATCAAAACCGGCGTTACGACCGTTTGGAACGGAATCGTCGGGTGGCTCCGCTCGCTTCCGGCGACGCTGATGCAAATCGGCTCCAACATGTTTACCTTCATGAAAAACGGAGTGGAAGGCACGGTCGGGACGGTCGAAACCGCCGTCAGAACGGGGATCGGCAAAGCAATCGACTGGATCAAGAGTCTGCCGGGCGAGGCGCTTCAATGGGGCAGGGACCTCATCAATGGAATCGCCAACGGAATCAAGGACGCCGCAAAAGCGGTGGAGAACGCCGTCAAGGGCGTTGCGCAGAACATCCGTGATTTTCTGCATTTCAGCGTGCCGGAGGAAGGCCCGCTGGTCGACTTCGAGAACTGGATGCCGGACATGATGAAAGGGCTCGCTTCCGGAATCATGGAAAACAAATCGCTGGTTGCCTCAGCTCTGCAGGATCTGACAGGCTCCATGTCTCTGAGCCTGAAAGCGGTCCCGGCAGGGGGGAGTTCAAGCGCGGCGCGCTCGTCCGGTTTTCTTCCGGGCTCCGGCGGCGCCGGACCCGTCATTGACTATCACCCGATATTTCAAAGCCCCAAGGCACTCAGCTGCGGCGAGGTTGCCAGACGGGAGCGCCAGAACGCTCAAAGGCTGTCGCTATTATTTCGGAGGCGCTGAATGGAACTGATCTGTGACAATGAAAAAGGAGAAAAACTCAGACTCGGCAGTACAGGCCCCTTCTGGCTTGTTTCCGTAAGCGGCCTTGGCTCCGATTTCAACGTGTATACGTCTAAAAGCAGCGGCCAGGATGGGGAAAACTACAACGGCTCCGACGCTCAAAAGCGCAACATTGTGCTGACGCTGGAGCTGAGCCTGCAGGGCTACGAAGAGCAGATGGAAAAGCTCTATTGTTTTTTTCAGAAGGACCTGCCCGGCACACTGACTTATGACGGCGGCAAACCCAGGAAGATCCGCTACTATGTCGAAAAGGTGGAGCCGGAGCCGGAGACCTTTATGCCCACGGGCAGTTCCCCGTATGAAACGAGGAATGTCACGGTTTCCCTGATCTGCCCCGACCCTCGCTTTTACGCTCTTGACGACCAGCTCACGCAGCTTGCAGTCTGGCAGGGCAAGATGAAATTCCCGCTCCGTTTGCCGCTGCAGCTCAACGCTTCCGGCCAATCTGTCACGCTTACCCTGGACGACAGCGTGAAGGATTATGACAAGATCGGGATCACCGGTCACACAGTTCAGGACGGAAGCGGTGACCCGTCGCCGGATCATGTGAGGGCGATTCACGGCGCAACCACCCTGACCGTCTCGGACGGCGGAAGCAATTCGCGCATCATTCCCCTGCCCAAGGAGCTTTACAGCCTGCCGGACGGGACGGCGGACAGCTATGACATGGTGAGCGGAAGCGGAATGCAGAAGGTCGGTGCTGTTGTTCTGAATGGGAGTGAACCTTGGATAAAGGCAGATGTAAGTACCGGTACGATCGGAGTGTTTACGCTAAATGTATCTGATGCGATATTGTCTTCCAGCAAAGACAGCATACTCTGTGATCATTTTACTTCCGTTGATTTAGCTGGAACGAATACAAATCTTGTTATAAATGGAATATCACTGAACAATACGGCTCATCAAATCCGCATCGCCACCGACATGACGTCGGATTTAGCGGCGTTTCAATCCTGGCTCGCCGCAAACCCTGTCACCGCTCTTTATGCCATTGCCGTATCACAGCGGGTCAGCGGGAAGGAATCCGTACCGGTTTACCGCCCGACGGCCGTTTTGTCGCTTGATGCCGGGACGCTTTCCGTGCGTGCCATTGGCAGGTTCACCGTGACGGAGAAGGTCAACACCTTGATCGGCAACGTCCGCAACGACAGCGCCGTCCCGATGGGTCTGACGGTCACGCTTCGAGCTTCCGGAACCGTCGTCAACCCGTCTCTTTACGACATCGGCCGGCAGGAGCTCATGCAGGTCAACATTACGATGCACACGGGCGACGTCGTTATCATCACCACGGCAGACGGCGACAAGCGGGTTAAACTGATTTCCGGCGGCGTGACCACGAACATGAACAATAAAATGCTTTATCCCCCTAAATGGCTGCAGGCGCGCCGGGGAGACAATCTTTTCCGGTACAACGCGGACGAGGGGATCAACAATCTGAGCGTGTCCATCCTGAGCACACAGGCATACTGGGGGGCATGAGCATGGAGCTTTACATTTACAGTCCGGAAATCGAGCTGCAAGGCGTGGTCGACGGCTTTTCCTCCTTCCGCTGGCGACAGAGGTTCTTTGAACCGGGCGAATTCGAACTGCACTGTGCGGCCACGCCGAACAACCGCGCCTTGCTTGCCGGCGAGAATATCATTCATCGGCTGGATCGCTCGGAGGCCGGAATCATCGAGAGCGTCAAGATCGATGCGCCGGACGGCGGCACGGGCGACGAGATCGTCGCGGCGGGCCGGATGGGTTCCTCCATGCTGGACCGGCGGATCATCATGCCGGCGATCAACTATACGGGCGCGGCCGAAAGCGCCATGCGGAAGATCGTGTCCGACAACGCGATCAGCATACGGCCTCTGCCGCACCTGGCACTCGGGGCTGCTGCCGGCTTGACGCCGGCCTGCGCGTTTCAGGTGGAATGGAAAACCGTCCTCACGGTCTGTGAGGCGCTCGGCAAAGCCGCCCCGCTCGGTTTTCGGGTCCGGCTGGATGTCCCGAACAAACTGTGGGTGTTTGAGGCCTACGGCGGAACAGACCACAGCGTCACGCAGGCAGTCAACCCGATCGTGCTGTTTTCCGACGAATTCCAGAACATCAGCGGAGCGGCTTACACGCTGGATCATACCGGCTATTCCAATTATGCGATTGTCGGCGGAGAGGGCGGCGGTGCCGACCGGGTGATCGCCGAGGTCGACCGGACCGGCGGAGAGCCGCGCCGGGAGCTTTGGGTGGATGCGAATGACCTGAAAAGCTCCGCGGACACGGAGGATTGTTTCACGGGGGACGGATCTGCGGCGGCCTTTGCGCTCTCGCATACGCCGTCAAACGTCGGTTCCGTGACGGTCGGCGGCACGTCGGCATGGAACCGCATGGACAAAATATAAAAATTAGGAGGTCTTACAATGGCTTATCAATCATGGCGGGTTTGGGACGGCGCGTCTGCTTTAGCCGGGGTTCCACAGGCCACGCCGGAAGCTCTGACAAAGGCGTACAGCCTTGACAGCACGAAGCAGCTTATCATCTACAAGGACGCGGACGGGAATGAGGGCAATGTCAGGGTATACGCCTCGACGGTATCCACGGAAACCATTCAGGCGGATTTTGATGCGGAAGTGGCGCAACAGGAAGCCGCAGAAGAAACGGCAAATCAGCTGAAAATTGAAGATCGTGTGGCTGCTTTGGAAACGGCACAGATCGCGGCATTGGGGGTGTAAATCATGAGTGGATACGCTCTGTTTTTCGATGTGCAATACAAGCTTTATCAGTCCGACAACACGAAAGGTGTTTCGAAAGATCAGCTGAAAACAGCGGTAACGAAAAGCTATATTACTAACGACCAATACAAGACGATCACCGGCGAAGATTACAGCGCGGATCATTCAGACATGAAAACCACGGCAGGCGCATAACAGGGGACCGCTCCAAACGGGGCGGCCCTCTATTATGCGCCTGAGTCCGCGTGAATAAAGACCATAGGCATAGAAAAACGGCGGCTGATGTTTGGAATATTTCTTTTGAAATATCCGGACCTCAGCCGCCGTTCGGTTGCAATTTGTCGAATTAAAATAGTATACTTTACAAACAAGGAAAGAAATGGCACTGGCACGCCGCGGAAGTCCCGGCGCGAGGCGGAATTGCCGTGGATCAAAATCACTTTTGGGGGTTGGCGCATAAAAACGGTAATCCTGACCGGCCGCCTGGGGACGCGCATCAGCGAGGAATCCTATCTGAAGCCGAAGCCGATTCTCTGGCATATCATGAAGCTGTATTCTTTTTACGGCTTCAACGACTTTGTGATCTGCCTGGGGTACAGGGGGTACATCATCAAGGAGTATTTCGCGGATTATTACCTGCATATGTCGGATGTGACGTTCGATTTCGCAAACGGCGTGTTCGACGTGGCTGTGGACGTGCGCGAGGGCAGCCCCACGTTCGGACGGTATGCCGCCGCGGAGCTGACACCCGAAAACGGGAGGATGCTGCTGGTGCCTCAGGGCTTCGCGCACGGGTATATGACCCTGTGCGGCGACACGGACGTTCTCTATTTTGTCAGCGAGTTCTATGCGCCGGGCAGCGAAAGGGGCTATCGGTTCGACGATCCGGCGTTTTCCATCGCCTGGCCCGCGCGGGGAGGGCCTGGTGCTCTCCGCGAAGGACGCGTCGTGGCCGTACCTGCCGTAGATGCGGGTACGGTCTGAGGTGAATTGTCAAGTGAAGTGCAACAGATAAGAAGAAATGACTTCAGCAGGAGTTTTCCAATTCAAACATTTACGCGGGCGGTCGTTGAGACGCTCCATGACAAATGCCACGGCTTCTGGGGTAAGTTCTGTAAAACGGGTTCCTCTGGGGAAAAACTGACGAATCAATCCGTTCGTATTTTCCACAGTTGGCTTCTGCCACGGAGAGGCTGGGCGAGTGTAATAATACAACGCTTCAAAGCGGCTCTCAAATTCACGGTGGCAGTTGAATTCGATCCCTCGATCCGACGTTACCGTGCGGAGCGGAACCTTTCCGCCTTCAAAGAAGAACTCAAAGCCCCGCATGACTTCTTCCCGTCTGATGTTGCGCAGGACGGCCAGGCAGCAGTATCGACTTTTTCGGTCGGTCACATTCAGCAAATAAGCGCGTTTTGCTTGTCCGAACACGATCGTGTCAGCTTCCCAGTCTCCAAGTCTCTTTCTGCGTAGAGCTTCTTTGCTTCTCTCCCGGATTTCCCGCGCCCCGGCCTTGTACCCACGAGTTTCTCCATGCTGACGGCCATAGTGACGCAGTTTCATCGTAAGTTGTACGGAACGTGGCAGCAAGTCCGCGCGTAGCCACCGATATATGCTACTGTGCGAGATTTTCATGTCCCGGTCATCCGGATAGTCTAACCGGATTCTTCCGGCAATTTGTTCGGGCGACCATGACAATTCAAGCTTTTCGGATATGTAAGCTGTCAGACGTGGGTTTTGATACAGCCTCTTCCGGCGGCATTCCATTCGCCGTTCAAGGTACCGGGCGCGTGCCGGAACGCTAAGATATTTTTGTCCCGAACGGTTCCTCTTGATCTCCCGGCTGATTGTGCCCGGATCCCTTTGCAACCTGCGTGCAAGCTGCCTCATACTGATCCCGTTATTCCACAATTGGGCTATCAATGCGCGCTCTTTTGGTGTAAGATGGTGGTAGTTCATAAAAAGCCTCTCCTTCAGTGGTGTCTTTTCAACTCCTACTGTATCATGGATTTGGCTTTTTGTGGACTCTTTCTACCCTCCTGTTGCACTTGCTATTTTAATTCACCCTGAAATAAACCTACGGCAGAGCGCTGTTGGGATTGGCGCAGCCCGGCGACGGCTTATATCATGTACCGCGAGAGTTCGTCCCATGCCGGCGTATCTATTCCCGCTCTCCGCTTCAGGCTGCGGAAATCGTCGTAGAGACGCCGCATCTCCGATTTTGCAGCCATGGCATGGTCGCTTGCTGCCAGCCTTCCGACCGGCGTCGCGGCCATCAGCCTCAGCATCAGGCGGCATTTAAGACGATGATTGGTCACGAAATCCTCGTCCTCCTTCGGTTCAACGGGATATCCGCACGCTTCCACGACGCGGTAGCCCTCCTGCACCGCGTCGATCGTCCGGTCCAGGAAATACCGGTTTCCCGCGATTTTCCGAAGATCGCCGCCGGCAGCGTAGCAGGCGAAGCAGATCGGCAGGACAAAGGCGGCGTGGCATTTGAGCCAGGCGTCCATGTTCTCGCTGATCCGGAGCCGATAGGACGTCTTAGCAAAAGCCTGTTCCAGTGTCGGGCGCCATGAATCATCCCCGCCGAGCGAGCCGGCCGTCATGCTGCTTTCGAGCTTAGGGGCAGCGAAATGGATGCTGACCACCCTTCCGTTTTCGCGTCTGCCGCCTGTGCTCTGAAAAGCAAAGATCACCCGCTTGGGCATCCCGCTGCGTTCCTCGATGGTCCGCCGGGTCTCCTCCGCCGTCGCGTTGTTGCCGACGAGAACGAACAATCCACAGCTTTCATTTTCGCACAGCTGCGGCAGAATGCCGTCCAGTTGCTGACGCTGCATCACCACGAACACGATGTCGTAGTCGTCGCCTTTCCCAAGATGGTCCGTCAGCCCTACCTGATCGACGGTGGTATGAAACTGCAGATAGTGCCGGATCACCAGTCCGTTCTTTCCAAGTTCCTCCAGCCGGCTTCCCCTTGCCAGCAGGGTCACATCGTTGCCGCCGCGGTGCAGGACGTGGGCAAGGTAGCTCCCCAGCACGCCGGCTCCGTACACAAGAATTTTCATTTGCATCCTCTCCGCCTTTCACGTTGGAGTGTCCTTCCGTATGGAAATACGGTCATCCTGATCCTGTTTATCCGACGATTTCCTTTTGCATTATACCGCAAAACGGGTCATATATGCTTCAATGACGTCGCAGGCGTTTTCGCATCCGTCTTCCTGAGCAAGCCGCCGCGCAATCCGCGCCGCGTTTTGCCGCAGCCGCGCGTCTTCGAGAAGCTCCAGCGCCCGCGTGAACCGTTTGGCGGTCAGTCCCTTTCGCGCGAGGGGCCTCGGGCCCGCTCCGGCCCGGTATACGCGGTTGCCCCAGAACTGCTGGTCCCCCCCGAAATAGACAACCAGCGTGGGTTTGCCCGCCCGAAGGCCCGCGGCGGTAGTCCCGGCTCCGCCGTGATGCACCACCGCCTTCACACGCGGAAACAGCCAGCCGTGCGGCACGGCGTCCACGCCGTACACATTCGGCGGAAGCCCCGCCGCGTCAAATTTTCGCCAGCCCGAGGAAAGGACGGCCCGCTGCCCGGTGCTTTTCAGGCTTTCCAGCACGATATCCTGCAACTCCGCGAAGGACCCGCCGACCATGCTCCCGAAGCCGATGTAAATCGGCGGGTCCCCGTTTTCCAGGAAGCGGAGCAGCCCTTTTTCCACTGGCGCGGCCGCCCGTTCCTCTAAAAACCAGAAACCGGTGAGATGCAGATGCTCTCCCCATTCCTTCGGCCTGGGCGCAAGGACTTCGCTGTAGGCGCAAAGCGTCTCGACGGGCCTGCCGGACAGCGTGCGGTAGGAACGGCCCGCCCATTTGGAGAGCCCCAGCCCGGCCCGCCAGCCGTTCAGTTCCTGATTGGTAAAGATGGAAAAACCAACGCCTGATAAGTCATAGGTCAGTCTGTTATACCATCTTCCGAGCGGCAGCGCGGGCATACCGGGCATGGGATTGTCGCCCGTCCGGTCCGCGGGCCAGAAATTCACCCGCATGCAGGGAATTTTCAGGCTTTCGGCGGCGTGATAGGCAAGGCTCCCCAAAAAAGTGTAGAGGATGAGGTCTGCGCCTCTGCACGCGTCGTAGACATCGTCGAGAATTTCCCGCTTATTCCGATTCAGCAGCGCGGTGAGGCCATTCATGTAGGCTATGCCCGATACGCCGTCGCCGATCAGCAGCTTCATCATCCGATCTTCATCCCCGCGGATAGGGAAAAAAGAAAAGCCGAGTTTTTCCACGTCCTCCCGAAACCGCGGAAAAGCCGCGACCCCGAGATGGTGTCCCCGCCTGCAAAGCGCTTGCCCCAACGCAAGGAATGGCTGTATATCTCCCCGCGATCCGATGGTTATCATCGCAATGTCCATCTGTTCCCACCCTCCTGTCAAAAACGTCAGAGCGTGTGGCTGCCGCAATATAATCGCCAGCCCGGCCTCCCGGCACGTGTTCAAGATTTTCAAAAAACCGCCCGCCCGGACGCGGGCGCGGCACCCCTGTCTACGCCCCATGCGAAAACAGCCGCCGGACTGGCAGAACACCAATCCAGCGGTTGTTTTCATATCGTTTTATACCCGTTCTGTTTCGTGACCGGCCCGCTTACGGCTTTACGCGGGATCCGCAGCGCCCGTGTGGCGTTTAAAATCGCGATTACCGCAACTCCCACGTCGCCGAAAACGGCCGCCCACATGGTCGCGATCCCAAGCGCGCCGAGCACCAGGATCACGGCCTTGACCCCGAGCGCGAAAATGATGTTCTCCCAGACGATGCGGTGTGTTTTCCGCGCGATTTGAATCGCCTCAGGCAATTTTGAGGGTTCGTCGGTCATCAGGACGACGTCCGCCGCCTCAATGGCGGCGTCGGAACCCATTCCTCCCATGGCGATGCCGATGTCCGCCATGGCGAGGACGGGAGCGTCGTTGATGCCGTCGCCGACGAAAGCAAGCTTTTTGCCGGACGCTTTTCCCCGTTTGATTTCTTCGAGCTTTTCTACCTTCTGCTGGGGCAGAAGATCCGCATATGCCTCGTCCAGCCCGACCTCTTCAGCGACCTGTTCTCCGACCGATTTGCTGTCGCCCGTCAGCATAACCAGGCGCTTTACGCCGGCAGCCCGGAGCTGCTCCGCCGCGCGGCGGCTGTCTTCCTTGATTTCGTCCGCAATCAGGATATACCCGGCATAAACGCCGTCGATCGCAATGTGGGCCACTGTTCCGGGTTCGCGGGGCTCGCTGCACGAAATCCCCTCGGCATCCATCAGCTTTCTGTTTCCCGCCAGAACCGTTTTGCCGTCAATCGTTACGCGAATGCCCTGGCCGGGAATCTCCGCAGCTTCCGCGATTCTCTTCCGGTCGATTTCCCTGCCGTAAGCCTGCCGGATGGAAAGCGCGATGGGATGGTTGGAATCCGCTTCGGCGTGAGCCGCCACATCAAGCAGGGTCTCCCGGCTGACGGCGCCGGCGCTCTCTATCTTAGAGACCTGAAAAACGCCCTTCGTCAGAGTGCCGGTCTTATCGAATACAAACGTGTCGACGTTGTATAGAGCCTCGAGATAATTGCTGCCCTTGATCAGGATGCCGTTTTTGGAAGCGCCGCCGATCCCGCCGAAAAAGCTCAGAGGGATCGAAATCACCAGCGCGCAGGGGCAGGAGACTACGAGGAAAACCAGAGCGCGGCCGATCCAGCCGGTAAAAGGACCGTGCAGGACAAGGGGAGGAATGATCGCCAGCGCAAGAGCCGCAAAGACTACCGCGGGGGTGTAGACCCTTGCGAACTTCGTAATGAAGTTTTCCGTCACGGCTTTTTTGCTGCTCGCGTTCTGTACCAGGTCGAGGATCTTTGCAATCGTGGAATCGGAATATTCCCTGGACACCTCGATGGTCAGAGCCCCGCTTTGATTAATGGAGCCGGACAGCACCGTGCTGCCGGGTTCCACGTCCCTCGGCAGGGATTCCCCAGTGAGCGCGGAGGTATCCAATGAGGAACATCCGTCGGCGACCGTGCCGTCGATCGGCACCTTTTCTCCCGGCCTGACAAGTATGCGATCACCGACGCCCACTTCCTCCGGAGCTACCCTGCGTACCTGCCCGCCGTCGATCAGATTGGCGTAATCGGGACGGATATCCATCAGGGAGGCAATGGACTTTCTGGACCGGCTGACCGCGAGACGCTGGAACAATTCCCCGACCTGATAGAACAGCATGACGGCGACGCCCTCGGCGAATTCCCCGATCGCGAAAGCTCCGATCGTCGCCACGCTCATGAGAAAATTCTCGTCGAAAATCTGGCCCTTGGAAATATTCCTTACCGAGCGCAGCAACACCTCTCCGCCCACAAGAAGGTAGCTTGTAAGAAAAAGAGAAAAGTTCAGCCAAAACGGTTCTTTCACCAGAATGGCGATCCCGTAAAAGACTGCCCCCGCAACCAGCAGGGCGCGATAGACCCGTTCTTTTTTTCCGTCGGAAGCAATCTCGTCGGGCTTCGCTTCACTGTAGGCGATCTCCGCGTCGGGTTCCACGCGCCTTGCGATTTCCGCAGCCTGCCGGATGATGCCCGGCAGTTCTCTCCGATCATCCGCTTCAATGGTGAGCCGCCCCGTTACGAAATCCATGGAAGCGGCATGGACTCCGTCCATCCGCCTTACTCCGTCCTCAATTTTCTGCGCACAGTCCGCGCAGCACAGTCCGCTCAGAAAGATTACCTTTTGCCCGGGGACCCGCGGCGCTTTTTCACGGACGACAGTGTCCGAGTCATGTCTTTTGATGATCGAGCCCGCCTGTTCCAGCACGCCTTCCACGAATTCCTCCTGTGCGATCTCGATGGACAAAGTCTCGTTTACGAAATCGACCGACGCGGCGCTCACGCCCGGAAGTTTACCGATGTCGCGTTCAATTTTGGAGGCGCAATTGGCACAGCACAGCCCTTGCAGGATAAATTCTTTTTTGATTGCCGCATCCATTTCATCACGCTTCCTTTCAGATTCAGGCGACGCCATTTTTTATCACAACATCCGGATCGTTCGTCTCCACGATCTTTTTGATCTCCTCGAACAGGCTGTCGGCTGTGGCATCCGGTTTAAAATCAATTGAAAGAATTGTGGTCTCGGGATCGACGGCCGCCTTTTGCACTCCGCCAAGCTGATTGATGCCTTTTTCGATTTTTGCCGCGCATTTCTCGCAGCAAAGGCCTTCCAGAAGATACTGTTTTGACATAAACACACGCATCCTTTCCCGTTTCGATCTACTTTTCGGTTACGTGGGATAATCCTTCCCGGAAAATGTGCATGACATGGTCGTCGTCGAGCGAATAATAGACGACCTTGCCGTCGCGGCGGTATTTGACAAGCCTCGCCTGCTTCAAAACCCTGAGCTGATGCGAAATGGCGGACTTGGTCATACCCAGAAGCGCCGATATGTCGCATACGCACATTTCAGCCGACGACAGGGCGCACAACACTCTTACGCGGGTGGAATCCCCGAATATCTTAAACAGATCCGCCAGATCATAGAGGTTTTCCTCGTCCGGCATTTCCGCGCGTACCCGGTTTACCACGTCCTCATGGATGATGGTGCAGTCGCAGCGGTCATCTTCCGCCCTATACTCGCTCATGGTTACCCTCCTGATAAAGGATTGATGGAACAGTTGATTTACTGTTCAACTATATTATATGACGCATACCGAAAATGTCAACAAAAACAGGCATAAAAATTATAAAATTAGAATTGCGGAGGATCCTTAGGAGTTCCCGAACCGTAAAGGTAAGTGCCGGAGCAAATGCTGACCCTTGACCGCTCGGATTTTTAAAAGGGAGAGATCCATTGGATCACGGCATCTTCCGCTTTTTTCAGAAGGGGCCCCTGAGAGATCGAAAGCCATTTTTATCCGGAGGGAATGAAATGGCGCCGCCGATCGCAGCCCTGATTTTAAGCTGGGGACTGCCGGGCGTGATCGGCGGTCTCGGATTTGTAAAATTTGCGACGGGTATCATCACGGGATTATATCAGGCCATATTGCTTCATTTTTCTCCATAAGGTTGAACGGCTGATATGGAGTTCGGACGCGACCTTGTTTCTGTTTCCCCTGTTTTTCTCTAAAAGCTGGGAGATGATGCACGCTTCCGCATTCTGGTAATGGGTCGGCTGAACAGGAGGGCAGTGGTAAACAACAGTCGGGAATGTTTGTTTCAGCTGGCTTTTTACATAGTCTTCGCCGATAATTTTGTAGGTTGAATATAAAACAAGCCTTTCGCAGAAAGCTGAAAGCTGAGGAAGATTCCCCGGCCAGGGAAAATCCTGCAGCACTTTCTCCGCTCCATGAGAAAGCGTGTTGAGCCTGGAATACTGGGAGGCAAACTGATGGATATAGAGAGACGCATAAACAAGAATATCTTCTTTGCGCAGCCTTAAAGCGGGGATATGAAGGGCAAAGCTGCACAGCAGATAGTAAAGGTCAGGGCTGAAGCGGCCGGCCTCCGTTTCGACCTGCAAATCGTTTTGGGAAGTCATAATAATCCTCAGGTCGTATGTGAAACTCTTTTTTAATCCTTCGTGCAAAATATTTTTCGTCCTTATGAAATGATAGAGAAACTCCTGATTTTCCAGGGACATGCGTTCAATGTTCTGGAGAAGCAGGGTCCCTTTGTCGGCCTGGACGAAAGGGCTGGAAGAAATATCGTTATGGTTGGAGCCCTGCAGAAAACCGAGAAGCAATTGCCTTTGGCTTTCATCCTTGTAACAACTGCAATCAATGCTGACGAATGGCCCCTGCTTGCGTTCGCTTTCCAGGTGGATGCATTCCGCGAGGGCCTCTTTTTCTGTGCCGATTTCTCCATACAGAAGCAGTGGGGACTCGGACGCCGCCAAAAGGCGGCATCTGTGAATCAGTTCCTTCATGGCTTTCGAGACGGCGGGAAGGTCGGAAAAGGTGGTTTTAGCCACCAGCCTGCTCTGATGCATGTCTCTTGCAACCAAGGAGCCGGTATTGACGACGGTTTTAACTGCCTGTATGGAAAGGATAGCGCCTTTTACCATATAGTCCACAACAATCGGAATTAAATTGCAGATTTGATCGGAATCGTTTATTTTTAAGAATACAGAGTGGAGAGAACGTCCATCGGATAAGACCTGTTTTAGCAGTTCCGAATTGATATTGGGAATTACGTTGCATACAAATTCCTTTAAAATTTGGTTGCGGGGAAGGTGAATGGTATTTTCCGCGATTCGGTTTAAATTTGTAATATAGCCGTCTGCATCCATTTTGATAATTCCATTAACGGAGTAGTCCAATAAAGTGGACAACTCCGCCTGGTCCCTTTTTTTCATTTCCAAAGCGGAAGAAACCTGTTCAGCGACACGCAGCGCCTCCAAAATGGAATCTTTGGATCCGGAAATATTGATGCTTGGCATATTTACGGACTCAGCGTAATGGCATACCGCCTGTCCGCCGATGACAATATCAAATCGATTGGTTTTGACGTAGTCGACAAATCTTGGTACTTCCTGCGGGTCGGTAATATAGAA
This window contains:
- a CDS encoding ArsR/SmtB family transcription factor — protein: MSEYRAEDDRCDCTIIHEDVVNRVRAEMPDEENLYDLADLFKIFGDSTRVRVLCALSSAEMCVCDISALLGMTKSAISHQLRVLKQARLVKYRRDGKVVYYSLDDDHVMHIFREGLSHVTEK
- a CDS encoding sigma 54-interacting transcriptional regulator translates to MNRYLLFSPNQDITDIAETIAKESNTFHMEICTNSGKEEIIRKVRSLLPGQYDLIIARGMEAQYVQSATDIPVVSIRMTGQEMASLIKKAQNMIQKLSVRIAIIGSRSLFPNVDTLAELFHATIQPFYITDPQEVPRFVDYVKTNRFDIVIGGQAVCHYAESVNMPSINISGSKDSILEALRVAEQVSSALEMKKRDQAELSTLLDYSVNGIIKMDADGYITNLNRIAENTIHLPRNQILKEFVCNVIPNINSELLKQVLSDGRSLHSVFLKINDSDQICNLIPIVVDYMVKGAILSIQAVKTVVNTGSLVARDMHQSRLVAKTTFSDLPAVSKAMKELIHRCRLLAASESPLLLYGEIGTEKEALAECIHLESERKQGPFVSIDCSCYKDESQRQLLLGFLQGSNHNDISSSPFVQADKGTLLLQNIERMSLENQEFLYHFIRTKNILHEGLKKSFTYDLRIIMTSQNDLQVETEAGRFSPDLYYLLCSFALHIPALRLRKEDILVYASLYIHQFASQYSRLNTLSHGAEKVLQDFPWPGNLPQLSAFCERLVLYSTYKIIGEDYVKSQLKQTFPTVVYHCPPVQPTHYQNAEACIISQLLEKNRGNRNKVASELHISRSTLWRKMKQYGLI